A section of the Humulus lupulus chromosome 2, drHumLupu1.1, whole genome shotgun sequence genome encodes:
- the LOC133818490 gene encoding uncharacterized protein LOC133818490: MMSSGHIPEDRRSSPHFRHTPMQIIHIIGNFMRIWSIYSLYRYLSQTGASVVLFLFTCLVPSSILFLVLQKPWKGRPLSNTQVVPSIINGGITALYFVLWGKGLKSCGPLRAILAEYAGAVLGVLSALLYGRRGHVWKKIGGLIAMVTSFYFLSQGWAMETYSPFTFKDGPDPEIETGEVLGMAAMTVPICAGILSALRRVIARRVSLKNQLKRRLHAITIASATCFLFPVAMWDMIIGSPSSSSEKMPFSAWPFLSTIIFGVILIFYVDSIAEERLHMVFSSPRHLMVAGGCIIVMEIIYKLDFSLAGFIICCLILGFGIYEATSLERGRKDSFQTSDISNGILEEEIQMSSLPT; this comes from the exons atgatGTCTTCGGGACATATTCCTGAAGATCGAAGATCTTCTCCTCACTTCAG GCACACCCCCATGCAAATTATTCATATTATTGGCAATTTCATGAGAATATGGTCAATTTATTCTCTGTACCGGTACTTGTCTCAGACAGGCGCTTCTGTTGTTCTTTTTCTCTTCACTTGTCTGGTCCCATCATCCATCCTATTTCTTGTTTTGCAAAAGCCTTGGAAGGGTAGACCGCTCTCAAATACACAG GTAGTGCCGTCTATAATAAATGGTGGCATAACGGCTTTATACTTCGTTTTATGGGGAAAAGGTCTTAAATCATGTGGACCTCTTAG AGCTATACTAGCAGAGTATGCTGGTGCTGTCCTTGGAGTATTGTCTGCACTGCTATATGGGAGGAGAGGACATGTTTGGAAAAAG ATTGGTGGGCTTATTGCAATGGTGACGTCTTTCTACTTCTTATCTCAAGGATGGGCCATGGAAACATATTCTCCATTCA CATTCAAAGATGGTCCTGATCCCGAGATTGAGACTGGAGAAGTTTTGGGCATGGCAGCAATGACTGTTCCAATATGTGCCGGAATCTTATCAGCACTGAGACGGGTGATTGCACGGCGTGTTTCACTTAAG AATCAACTAAAAAGGCGACTTCATGCAATAACTATAGCTTCTGCAACATGTTTTCTATTTCCTGTGGCCATGTGGGACATGATCATA GGATCACCTTCAAGTAGCAGTGAAAAGATGCCATTCTCTGCTTGGCCTTTCTTGAGCACCATTATATTTGGAGTTATCTTGATATTCTATGTGGATAGCATTGCAGAGGAGAG ATTACACATGGTATTCTCTTCTCCAAGGCATTTAATGGTAGCTGGAGGATGCATAATTGTGATGGAAATCATTTACAAGTTGGACTTCTCTCTCGCAGGATTTATAATTTGCTGTCTAATTTTGGGCTTTG GGATATATGAAGCAACTTCTTTGGAACGAGGTAGAAAAGATTCTTTTCAAACCTCAGACATATCAAATGGGATACTGGAGGAAGAAATTCAGATGTCCTCACTTCCAACTTGA